From Toxorhynchites rutilus septentrionalis strain SRP chromosome 2, ASM2978413v1, whole genome shotgun sequence, a single genomic window includes:
- the LOC129767618 gene encoding GDP-fucose protein O-fucosyltransferase 1 — MQFTLILIVFGLVFMRNVRTISVDEHGYILYCPCMGRFGNQADHFLGALGFAHGLNRTLVLPPWVEYRKGEAKSIQVPFDQYFQVAALSEYHKVITMENFMTQLAPALWPPAERVSFCYTERMGLDGRVNGSCNAKSGNPFGPFWDTFSVDFAKSEFFGPKLNYDVYHHDMASKWTEKYPADKWPVIAFTGAPASFPIQRENRELHQYLRWSVKIENAARDFIRSSLPKGAFMGIHLRNGLDWVRACDHVKESANLFSSPQCLGYRNEKGSLTLDMCLPSKDIIIRQIKRQIKNHKEAYKNNDIKSIFVASDSNHMIHDLNEALKRMNVTVVKLSENNPHVDLAILGMSNHFIGNCVSSYSAFVKRERDAKGFPSSFWAFPAEKHSLKATNAGLTHEEL; from the coding sequence GTCGTTTCGGGAATCAAGCCGATCACTTCCTGGGAGCACTGGGATTCGCCCACGGGTTAAATCGAACGCTCGTTCTTCCGCCATGGGTGGAATACCGGAAAGGGGAGGCAAAATCGATTCAAGTTCCCTTCGACCAGTACTTCCAGGTGGCAGCACTGAGCGAGTATCATAAAGTGATAACAATGGAGAATTTTATGACGCAGCTGGCTCCAGCGCTGTGGCCCCCCGCAGAGCGAGTTTCGTTCTGTTACACCGAACGAATGGGACTCGACGGTCGTGTGAACGGAAGTTGTAACGCCAAAAGTGGCAATCCGTTTGGCCCGTTCTGGGATACGTTCAGTGTAGATTTTGCCAAATCTGAATTTTTCGGGCCAAAGCTAAACTACGATGTGTATCACCATGATATGGCGAGTAAATGGACTGAAAAGTATCCAGCTGACAAATGGCCTGTGATAGCATTCACCGGTGCCCCGGCCAGTTTTCCCATCCAGAGAGAAAATCGTGAGCTGCACCAATACTTGAGATGGTCCGTTAAAATAGAAAATGCAGCACGCGATTTCATCAGAAGTTCGTTGCCCAAAGGAGCCTTTATGGGAATTCATCTGAGAAACGGGCTGGATTGGGTACGTGCGTGTGACCATGTGAAAGAAAGTGCTAATCTTTTCTCCTCCCCCCAATGCCTCGGCTATCGGAATGAGAAAGGATCCCTGACGTTGGACATGTGCCTCCCCTCGAAGGACATAATTATTCGCCAAATCAAGCGTCAAATAAAAAACCACAAGGAAGCCTACAAAAACAACGACATCAAATCGATTTTCGTTGCTTCCGACAGCAATCATATGATTCACGATCTCAACGAGGCGTTGAAACGGATGAATGTGACCGTCGTGAAATTATCGGAAAATAATCCCCACGTGGATCTGGCCATTCTCGGGATGTCGAATCATTTTATAGGAAACTGTGTCTCATCGTATTCTGCGTTTGTGAAGCGGGAACGAGACGCCAAGGGTTTCCCGTCCTCGTTTTGGGCCTTCCCCGCCGAGAAACACTCGCTCAAGGCTACGAATGCTGGGCTGACGCACGAAGAGCTGTGA